The Porphyromonas pogonae genome segment TGACAACAGGAGGGAGGATGTTGTATCTTTGTCCATATCCAAATTTATACTAACGAAATCATGATATCAACTATAATCAAATCTAAGTGTATTATAAACTCAAAAGTGAGACCTGTGAAGAGAGTAAAACTTAATAAAGTAATCGAAGTATCCTAACTATAGCTAAACTATCATTTTGTCAAAACAAGGTAATGAGAAATAAATATCAAATTGTCAGAATGTAAAAAGGCACCTGACGTTAACAATAAAAGCCGTAATGGGGATGTATACACCTCTTTACGGCTTTTTTTGTTTTTGAGCTCTATGATACTTTTTTCTTAGTTAGGTGGAGCTATTTTTCTAACTGTCTTATGCTATTTTCCTAACTACGTGTTTGGATTTTTCTAACTAACGTGAGTTCGATATAAGGGATAATAGGAATAATAGAGTTTAGAAAGTGTTGTAAATCAGTGTAATTTCTTATGTATTTCATTGCAAAAGTGGTGAATTATTTGTATCTTAGTAGTTGATAATCAATAAGATATAAACAAACAAAACACCACTTTATGAAAACAAATATAGTTGAAATTTTCTGTCTTACCGATGATTTTTCCAAACTTTTCGATACCTTGATTCAGCAAAGAACCCTTTGCGAAGGAAACAAAAAGCGAAGAAATCGCAAGTTTAGGATGTCCGATGCTGAAATCATGACTATTCTGATTCTTTTCCATCATTCGAGGTATCGCGATTTTAAGTCCTTTTATCTTCAATATATTACGCAACAATGTCATTCGGATTTTCCTTCGTTGGTCTCTTACAATCGTTTTGTGGAATTACAAAGCAAGGTGGCATTCAAACTAATTTCATTTCTCAATATGTGTTGTTTGGGCGAATGCACCGGTATCTCATTCATTGATTCCACACCTTTACGCACCTGCCATATCAAGCGGGCACACGGGCATAAGACCATGAAAGGATGGGCCCAAAAGGGCAAATGCAGTATGGGATGGTTCTATGGTTTCAAACTGCATATTGTGATTAACGACCGGGGTGAAATCATTCAATATCAAATCACACCGGGGAATACGGATGACCGTGCTCCACTTAAAGGCGGAACCTTCACGAAGAAACTATTCGGCAAACTTGTTGGCGACAGAGGATACATCTCACAAAGTCTTTTCGATAAGCTCTTCATTGACGACATACACATGATTACGAAGATAAAGAAAAACATGAAAAACACACTGATGAGCCTGTATGATAGGATATTACTCAGAAAAAGAGCACTTGTGGAAACCGTTAATGACCTACTCAAAAACGTTTGTCAAATAGAGCATACACGACATAGAAGCGTCAATAATTTCGCCATTAATTTGATTGCCGGCATAATTGCCTACAATCTGCTACCCAAAAAGCCGGAATTAAACCTAGAAATCATACACAATCCATCAACCCTCTTAGTACACCACGCTTAGACCGAACTCACGTTAACTAAGAATTTATTTTTTTCTAACTAAGAAAATCTAAAAGCGTAGTTAGAAAAATAATAGAACCTAACTAAGAATCTGAAAAAGCCTAGTTAGATTTATATGGCGTATCAACATCGGTTTATTTTTCCCTTCTTTTATGGATAAATGTACAGTCCTGAGATATTAAAAAAAACTATAATGTTGGCGTATTGTGTTTTTTTGTTTTTATTTCGTTTGATTTTGTGTTAATATGATTTTTTCGCTTGTTGTGATTTATGGAGATCGATTCTTTCTTTTTGTCATAAATACTCAATGCTTTTTATGACGTTTAGCTCAATAAGTTTTTTGTTGATTTTTGTATTCTTTTTCATTCTCAAATAAATATTGATATATCTTTTAATAATCTGATTTATGTAAATATCTTCCTGAAATATTTACGTTGTTATACCCCTGATGTTAAGTGTATTTTGAAAGATAATAGGTATAATGGTACTTTTGTAAAGTTAAATTTTTCAGAATAAAATTTTATCTGAATAAAATATGTAACTTGAGAGGGATTTTTTGCTTTAAAAATAGGTAGTATAAAAGCCAAATTTATTAATTTTACATCTTAGTTGCTATTAAACATTAACCCGTTTCACTGTAAAGTATGACTTCTACCCAAAATATAACTTCACCGGTTGACATAGATGCAGATCTTATGTTCTCGGACAACTCCCTTACGCATACTGTTGCCAACTCTGTAGTAGATATACCTTTGCTTTTGGAACTTGGCAAAGATGAGCCTTATTTTATTGAGACTAAGGGGGATTATGCTTTTGTCTTTTTAATATCGGGATCCCTCAAAATTACTTCTATGGGTGAGAAGATTGTGGACTTCTTTCATGATCACGTTTATCTCATTCCCAT includes the following:
- a CDS encoding IS982 family transposase, with the protein product MKTNIVEIFCLTDDFSKLFDTLIQQRTLCEGNKKRRNRKFRMSDAEIMTILILFHHSRYRDFKSFYLQYITQQCHSDFPSLVSYNRFVELQSKVAFKLISFLNMCCLGECTGISFIDSTPLRTCHIKRAHGHKTMKGWAQKGKCSMGWFYGFKLHIVINDRGEIIQYQITPGNTDDRAPLKGGTFTKKLFGKLVGDRGYISQSLFDKLFIDDIHMITKIKKNMKNTLMSLYDRILLRKRALVETVNDLLKNVCQIEHTRHRSVNNFAINLIAGIIAYNLLPKKPELNLEIIHNPSTLLVHHA